One window of Doryrhamphus excisus isolate RoL2022-K1 chromosome 13, RoL_Dexc_1.0, whole genome shotgun sequence genomic DNA carries:
- the LOC131140006 gene encoding AP-4 complex subunit sigma-1-like isoform X2: MITFILMVNRQGQTRLSRYYQPVKLSQRAALEADVVRCCLSRKRDQCSFVEYKDFKLVFRQYAALYIVVGITEDENELSVYELLQNFVEVLDKYFSRVVSWVFQCWRCIGNVEFINYSLTSCLCPNRANWISCSTWTESTSSWMR; the protein is encoded by the exons ATGATCACCTTCATCCTGATGGTGAACCGCCAGGGTCAGACTCGTCTATCCAGGTACTACCAGCCAGTCAAGCTCAGCCAGCGTGCGGCGCTGGAGGCCGATGTGGTCCGATGCTGTCTGAGCCGTAAGAGAGACCAG TGTTCCTTTGTGGAATACAAAGACTTCAAACTGGTGTTCCGCCAGTATGCTGCACTCTACATCGTGGTGGGCATCACAGAAGATGAG AACGAACTGTCAGTTTATGAGCTGCTGCAGAACTTTGTGGAAGTTTTGGATAAATATTTCAGTCGAGTGGTGAGTTGGGTGTTCCAATGCTGGAGGTGTATAGGGAATGTTGAGTTTATAAATTATagtctgacttcctgtttgtgtcccAACAGAGCGAACTGGAT ATCATGTTCAACCTGGACCGAGTCCACGTCATCCTGGATGAGATGA
- the LOC131140002 gene encoding LOW QUALITY PROTEIN: bromodomain adjacent to zinc finger domain protein 1A-like (The sequence of the model RefSeq protein was modified relative to this genomic sequence to represent the inferred CDS: inserted 2 bases in 1 codon) encodes MPLLHRKAFIRQEPPADLSPDEEVFLCRITHEVFRSYDEFFERTILCNSLVWSCALTGRAGLTYLEAQESERRAKQSLRNFPSVLVAPLLHLAALSHRGRLSELCEDVHAFVKERFFAGERVDVSGRNGTRRLCEILRVLPPHSSANGASTNNGHGASADGVAIVISDSDEEGHAFQSPASQVKRSAGERSQKTPLSPSVFKYEVRTTTDGHAKPFVVRANQISRRKNVASRERLKLLFKQHCEPANGTIRLKASSVSKYRLSEHNFSHFFPDEPPQFPFSSGVKAEGRGSPAQASTSLMKLDKEKLKEEQRRRFEEEKQRRREEKERRKQEKDLEREKLKEEKKKYAERLKLWNKPREDMECDDLKELPTPVPVRTRLPAQLFGEALMVLEFLRSFGEDFGLKDEFPDGVSLEVLEEALVGSDPEGPLCELLFFFITAIFQALDEEQEEVTKDEVDLPEAPDDDLDRSDLAVSAASSSAAAWPSLHLGCSLQEVDLNSCTLSEILRLHILASGADCNNANAKFRYQKQGGFTLTDDPCVELCLAQPALMRRLACLAVYDLMPGEKLVILQALVGKLLSLASSRDLMEECVEQQRAARQELREIRAEQHRREREEAAHRVRLRKEERLREQEQRLKLKEQEVRDETKAGGRGSLTASDHKAPPCPPASLTAEEQEEEQEKVRQLQERIQKAASRTSLLPLGRDRLYRRYWLLPSASALFVEEDSFGLTEDMLQPRPKHTQDPTTTTIEDGEHSLEEPAEGSVGSSPAPQSTCGPPVSRPSQWFFYSSVEELDQVIDALNPRGHRESGLKEALLQERERLQELLQTCERSKYTCAGEYSERLASPRPAHRDAPKHSYPRCPDDPESSRSVPECTAAAETLMEARLRDLLLDMEDRIHQGSLGSLKVMDRHVWRSALETGNYELHCTDEGTDTRVDDMEVDPVPLKPRDRYETQWKNMCQDINTSTSCXFSRLPSEGTAVHRLARALAHVERGIERRFLKAPLGEEDSKKEQKTKKSKKKDEDQASDDGSDSIRLVKSVLERWRESLLSSSSLSQVFVHLSSLERSVLWSRSVLNARCRLCRRKGDADNMLLCDACGRGHHTHCLRPRLQSVPEGDWFCPDCQPKMRSGSVSSRQNSSLKREEEEQSEDEPEEEESDNEEVVNTRKSQATPPKARSHQATPKNKKKSSSSKASGKKATPLPSKASMVTSGGKKTTPDTAPRAQPCKPVLPSTSSSTSSPSSSRRRSSGRNHGVHELSACELLIVELVRHEDSWPFMKLVSRTQVPDYYDIISKPMALSTIREKVNNCQYLSAGDFMADVDLMFSNCLQYNARHTNEAKAGIRLQQFFYSELCRLGLSEHGTAPPAKRSRH; translated from the exons ATGCCGCTCCTACACAGGAAGGCTTTCATCCGCCAGGAACCTCCGGCCGACCTGAGCCCCGACGAGGAGGTCTTCCTCTGCCGTATCACACACGAAGTCTTTCGCAGCTACGA TGAGTTCTTCGAGAGGACCATCCTGTGTAACAGTCTGGTGTGGAGCTGCGCTCTGACCGGGCGAGCAGGTCTCACCTACTTGGAGGCGCAGGAGAGTGAGCGTCGGGCCAAGCAGAGCCTCCGGAACTTTCCGTCCGTGTTGGTGGCCCCGCTGTTGCACCTGGCGGCGCTGAGCCACCGCGGCCGACTGAGCGAGCTCTGTGAGGACGTCCACGCTTTTGTCAAAGAGCGCTTCTTTGCCGGAGAGAGGGTGGATGTCAGCGGACGCAACGGAACCAG gcggTTGTGTGAGATCCTTCGGGTCTTGCCTCCACATTCCAGCGCCAACGGCGCGTCCACCAACAACGGTCACGGCGCGTCCGCGGACGGCGTGGCCATCGTCATCAGCGACAGCGACGAAGAGGGCCACGCCTTCCAGAGTCCCGCCTCACAGGTCAAGAGGTCAGCAGGTGAAAGGTCGCAGAAGACGCCTCTCAGCCCTTCGGTGTTTAAATATGAGGTCAGGACGACGACAGACGGACATGCCAAGCCGTTCGTCGTCAGAGCCAATCAGATCAG TCGTAGGAAGAACGTGGCGTCCCGAGAGAGACTGAAGCTGCTCTTCAAGCAGCACTGCGAACCCGCCAACGGAACCATCAGGCTGAAG GCGTCCAGCGTGAGCAAGTACCGGCTCTCCGAACACaacttttcccacttttttccCGATGAGCCCCCACAATTCCCTTTCAGTTCTGGTGTCAAAGCAGAGGGGCGGGGCTCACCTGCACAG GCTAGCACTTCGCTGATGAAGCTGGACAAGGAGAAGCTGAAGGAGGAGCAGAGGAGGAGGTTTGAGGAGGAGAAGCAGAGAAGAAGAGAGGAGAAGGAGCGCAGGAAGCAGGAGAAGGATCTG GAACGAGAGAAGTtaaaggaggagaagaagaagtatGCAGAGCGACTGAAGCTGTGGAACAAACCCAGGGAGGACATGGAGTGTGACGACCTTAag GAGCTACCCACTCCGGTTCCTGTGAGGACTCGTCTCCCAGCCCAGCTGTTTGGAGAAGCGTTGATGGTTCTGGAGTTCCTGCGGTCCTTTGGGGAGGACTTTGGCCTGAAGGATGAATTTCCGGATGGAGTCTCTCTTG AGGTTCTAGAGGAGGCCTTGGTGGGTTCTGATCCAGAAGGTCCTCTCTGTGAGTTGCTTTTCTTCTTCATCACAGCCATCTTCCAGGCTCTGGATGAGGAGCAAGAGGAGGTGACTAAAGATGAAG TAGACCTACCAGAAGCTCCAGACGATGACTTGGACCGCTCCGACTTGGCTGTGAGCGCTGCGTCGTCATCGGCCGCGGCGTGGCCTTCGCTTCATCTGGGCTGTAGCCTCCAGGAAGTGGACCTGAACAGCTGCACTCTGTCTGAGATTTTACGTCTGCACATCCTGGCGTCCGGCGCCGACTGTAACAACGCCAACGCCAAGTTCCGCTACCAGAAACAAGGCGGATTCACGTTGACGGACGACCCGTGTGTGGAGCTGTGTTTGGCACAGCCGGCGCTCATGAGGAGGCTGGCGTGCTTGGCCGTCTATGACCTGATGCCAG gtgagAAGCTGGTTATCTTGCAGGCGTTGGTGGGCAAGCTGCTGTCCCTGGCGTCCAGCAGAGACCTGATGGAGGAATGCGTGGAACAGCAGCGTGCCGCCAGGCAGGAACTGCGAGAGATCCGGGCGGAGCAGCACCGGCGAGAGCGGGAAGAGGCggcacacag GGTCCGTCTCCGTAAAGAGGAGCGTCTGCGCGAGCAGGAGCAACGTCTGAAGCTCAAGGAGCAGGAAGTGCGGGATGAAACCAAAG CTGGGGGCAGAGGATCTCTGACGGCTTCTGACCACAAAGCCCCGCCATGTCCTCCTGCCAGCCTGACGgcagaggagcaggaggaggagcaggagaag GTACGACAGCTCCAAGAGCGTATCCAAAAGGCGGCGTCACGCACAAGCTTGCTGCCGCTCGGCAGAGACCGTTTGTACCGCCGCTACTGGCTCCTTCCGTCAGCCTCGGCGCTCTTTGTGGAGGAGGACAGTTTTGGCCTGACGGAGGACATGCTGCAGCCCCGCCCAAAACACACCCAagaccccaccaccaccaccatagaGGACGGGGAGCACAGCCTGGAGGAACCTGCAGAAGGAAG TGTCGGCTCGAGCCCCGCACCCCAGTCCACCTGCGGGCCTCCAGTGAGCCGACCAAGCCAGTGGTTCTTCTACAGCTCGGTGGAGGAATTGGACCAAGTTATAGACGCACTTAACCCGCGAGGACATCGTGAGAGTGGCCTAAAGGAGGCGCTGTTGCAGGAGCGAGAACGTCTGCAGGAGTTGCTGCAGACGTGCGAGCGCAGCAAGTACACGTGTGCAGGTGAGTACAGCGAACGCCTCGCATCGCCCCGCCCCGCCCACCGTGACGCCCCCAAACATTCTTATCCTCGTTGTCCAGATGATCCGGAGTCCTCGCGATCCGTACCGGAATGCACTGCTGCAGCCGAGACCCTCATGGAAGCGAGACTGCGAGACCTGCTCCTGGACATGGAGGACCGCATCCACCAGGGAAGTCTGGGATCTCTCAAG GTAATGGACAGACACGTGTGGCGCTCCGCGTTGGAGACGGGAAACTACGAGTTGCATTGTACAGACGAAGGGACGGACACACGGGTGGACGACATGGAGGTGGACCCCGTACCCCTGAAGCCCCGAGACAGGTATGAAACTCAATGGAAAAACATGTGCCAAGACATAAACacgtccacttcctg cttttccagGCTTCCGTCAGAAGGTACCGCAGTCCATCGCCTGGCTCGGGCGCTGGCCCACGTGGAGCGCGGCATCGAGAGACGCTTCCTCAAAGCTCCGCTAG GCGAGGAAGACTCCAAGAAAGAACAGAAGACTAAGAAGAGCAAGAAGAAAGATGAGGACCAGGCCAGTGACG ACGGCAGCGACAGCATCCGCCTGGTGAAGTCGGTGTTGGAGCGATGGAGGGAATCTCTGCTGTCCTCCTCCAGTTTGTCtcag gtgttTGTGCATTTGTCCAGCCTAGAGAGAAGTGTCCTGTGGTCCCGCTCCGTCCTCAATGCTCGCTGCCGGCTTTGCAGACGGAAAGGCGACGCGGACAACATGCTGTTATGCGACGCCTGTGGCAGGGGACACCACACCCACTGTCTCAGGCCCCGCCTCCAG TCTGTTCCGGAAGGAGACTGGTTCTGTCCAGATTGTCAGCCCAAAATGAGATCCGGATCCGTTTCTTCTCGTCAGAATTCGTCTCTCAAGCGTGAAGAGGAAGAACAGTCTGAGGATGAGCCCGAAGAGGAAGAGTCGGATAACGAGGAAGTTGTGAA CACCAGGAAGAGTCAGGCCACGCCCCCTAAAGCCAGGAGCCACCAGGCCACGcccaaaaataagaaaaagtccTCATCCTCCAA GGCGTCGGGTAAAAAGGCCACGCCCCTTCCTTCCAAAGCCAGCATGGTGACGTCCGGCGGCAAAAAAACGACCCCAG ACACAGCGCCACGTGCCCAACCCTGCAAGCCCGTCCTcccttccacttcctcctctacTTCCTCCCCCTCGTCGTCCAGACGCCGCTCTTCCGGTAGGAACCACGGCGTCCACGAGTTGTCGGCGTGCGAGCTGCTGATCGTGGAGCTCGTCCGCCACGAGGACAGCTGGCCCTTCATGAAGCTGGTGTCCCGCACACAG GTGCCAGActactatgacatcatcagcaagCCCATGGCACTCAGCACCATCAGAGAGAAGGTCAACAATTGCCAGTACCTCAGCGCAG GTGACTTCATGGCGGACGTGGACTTGATGTTCTCCAACTGTCTGCAGTACAACGCTCGTCACACTAACGAGGCCAAAGCCGGGATTCGCCTCCAGCAGTTCTTCTACTCGGAACTCTGCAGACTGGGTCTGTCGGAGCACGGCACCGCCCCGCCCGCCAAGCGATCTCGCCACTGA
- the LOC131140005 gene encoding dynein regulatory complex subunit 2-like isoform X1, which translates to METPRKLCIRYPDKRVHDAFEAKLCWMVKMPRKMKKGGRTLEEDEEEEEEQLLQRRRQVKDQQETGRKREELLTLFLKDKVLREEKNSAVNLVKINQGWRAVLSHARSAELRRDIAILHQTFERQLDGLDDVIKSLTCDLQEAERQSAQVRRRHLQHVERMRALQDERLKFVRRRWEQTLQHISDGFVAERSDMMAQAAQRQACLEDTVFSLERRHEDVMRDVHQVYCDSMAAHQSAQQDRVVALRGADMEKLAEKRRQRQEVAQTAERLMSSTQRLVHVTNMDVKRVRQLQGAVISLRSKLSSFETAMASEVNDVTVAKVELNEKTRELRDHLTRARQAARKQLADLALQCSAADKKLQSVIGKGEKVLHAAAMCCKLECASSSSSQGGVGEDLRAEGAELTAMTFPEVRRLTRRLSGALLRRDALAKHHEELRRDNRNLRHLVRRHLDAIKLSGSTLDGSHTLLTVRAVPTTANPALGAKRHTVIEVVHTTESLL; encoded by the exons ATGGAAACGCCACGCAAACTTTGCATACGTTATCCGGACAAGCGCGTGCACGACGCCTTCGAAGCCAAG CTTTGCTGGATGGTGAAGATGCCAAGGAAGATGAAGAAAGGAGGCAGGACtttggaggaggacgaggaggaggaggaggagcagcttcTTCAGCGACGTCGGCAAGTGAAGGACCAGCAGGAAACCGGCAGAAAGAGGGAGGAGCTTCTGACGCTCTTTCTGAAG GACAAAGTTCTGAGGGAGGAGAAGAACTCGGCCGTCAATCTTGTGAAGATCAATCAAGGATGGCGAGCCGTCCTCAGCCATGCCAGATCAGCTGAGCTACGCCGTGACATCGCCATCTTGCATCAGACATTTGAGCGACAGCTGGACGGCCTCGATGATGTCATTAAG AGCTTGACATGTGACCTGCAGGAGGCGGAGCGTCAGTCGGCTCAGGTGCGGCGCCGTCACCTGCAGCATGTGGAGCGCATGCGGGCACTGCAGGACGAGCGCTTGAAGTTCGTGCGGCGCCGCTGGGAGCAAACCCTGCAACACATCAGTGACGGCTTCGTGGCTGAGAG GAGCGACATGATGGCGCAGGCGGCGCAGCGTCAGGCCTGCCTGGAGGACACGGTGTTCTCGCTGGAGCGGCGTCACGAGGACGTGATGCGTGACGTGCATCAGGTGTACTGCGACAGCATGGCGGCCCATCAGAGTGCTCAACAGGACAGA GTGGTGGCGCTGCGCGGCGCGGACATGGAAAAGCTGGCCGAGAAAAGGcgtcaaagacaggaagtggctcAAACGGCGGAGCGTCTGATGTCCAGCACCCAGCGTCTTGTTCATGTGACCAACATGGACGTGAAGCGAGTGCGGCAGCTGCAG GGTGCGGTCATCAGCTTGAGGTCAAAGCTCAGCTCATTCGAGACGGCGATGGCGTCCGAGGTAAATGACGTGACTGTCGCGAAGGTCGAGTTGAATGAAAAGACTCGCGAGCTTCGGGATCATCTGACTCGAGCTCGCCAGGCGGCGAGGAAACAGCTTGCCGACCTCGCCCTCCAATGTTCCGCCGCTGACAAGAAACTGCAGTCGGTGATCGGCAAG GGCGAGAAGGTTCTACACGCTGCCGCCATGTGTTGCAAGCTGGAATGCgcttcctcttcatcatcacaaGGCGGCGTTGGCGAGGACCTGAGGGCAGAAGGGGCGGAGCTAACAGCAATG ACGTTTCCTGAGGTGCGTCGCTTGACTCGCCGTCTCAGTGGCGCTCTGCTGCGGCGAGACGCTCTGGCCAAGCATCACGAAGAGCTGAGGCGCGACAACCGGAACCTGAGACATCTGGTGCGGCGTCACCTGGACGCCATCAAGCTCAGCGGCAGCACGCTCGACGGAAGCCACACCCTGCTCACCGTGAGGGCTGTGCCGACCACGGCAAACCCCGCCCTCGGCGCCAAACGCCACACTGTCATCGAGGTTGTCCACACCACCGAAAGCTTGCTGTGA
- the LOC131140004 gene encoding striatin-3-like, translated as MDEHPGGGAAGPPPPPPPLQEQQQQGGTAGSHPALGGGGGAMLGSQQSDELPRPHQQYTVPGILHYIQHEWARFEMERAHWEVERTELQARIAFLQGERKGQENLKNDLVRRIKMLEYALKQERAKYHKLKYGTELNQGDVKMPNFESDSKDSEVSALPANSQLTWKQGRQLLRQYLQEVGYTDTILDVRTQRVRSLLGLSASDHNGSVENKNLQHLINGTERRKDNKRSPGDVLETFNFLENAEDSDEDDDEDDDGELLDDKLHRSRKHKNKVGNEGLASEDDTDTEEALKEFDFLVTAEDGEGAGEARSSGDGTEWAEPLPFPSSGGKSFLMGGVDHVLESVLGLGDLADLTVTNDDTDFSYDLPSGQESSFRKTWNPKYTLRSHFDGVRALAFHPVEPCLVTVSEDHTLKLWNLTKTIAAKKSASLDVEPVYTFRAHVGPVLSLAMTSSGEQCFSGGLDATIQRWNIPSSNVDPYDTYDAGALAASWTGHTDAVWGLAYSGIKNRLLSCSADGTVKLWNPQEKDPCISTFNTSKDHGIPTSVDFNGCDPAHMVASFDSGDVVVYDLETSQHALVLKGQSEGTNAGCNHIYKVVSHPTLPVTITAHEDRHIKFFDNKSGKVIHAMVAHLDAVTSLAVDPNGIYLMSGSHDCSLRLWNLDSKTCVQEITAHRKKSEEAIYDVTFHPSKAYIASAGADALARVYV; from the exons ATGGACGAGCACCCCGGCGGAGGAGCCGCTGGAcctccgccgccaccgccgccgctacaggagcagcagcagcaagggGGCACGGCCGGCTCTCACCCGGCTCTTGGAGGCGGTGGTGGGGCAATGCTGGGATCGCAGCAGTCGGACGAGCTACCGCGGCCTCATCAGCAGTATACCGTCCCCGGCATTCTGCACTACATCCAGCATGAGTGGGCCCGCTTCGAGATGGAGCGGGCCCACTGGGAAGTGGAACGGACTGAACTGCAG GCTAGGATAGCGTTCCTGCAGGGGGAGAGGAAAGGTCAGGAGAACCTGAAGAATGACCTGGTCAGAAGAATCAAAATGTTGGAATACGCTCTCAAGCAGGAGAG ggcCAAGTACCACAAGTTAAAGTACGGAACAGAGTTGAACCAAGGTGACGTGAAGATGCCCAACTTTGAATCAG ACAGCAAAGACTCCGAGGTGTCGGCGCTTCCCGCCAACAGTCAGCTGACCTGGAAACAAGGGCGACAACTACTGCGACA gTACCTGCAGGAGGTGGGCTACACAGACACCATCTTGGATGTGCGCACACAGAGAGTTCGATCACTGCTCGGACTCTCTGCATCCGATCACAACGGCTCCGTGGAGAACAAGAACCTGCAGCACCTCATCAACGGCACGGAACGCCGCAAGGACAACAAGAG GAGTCCAGGAGATGTGTTGGAGACGTTCAACTTCCTGGAGAACGCCGAGGACAGTGATGAAGACGACGACGAAGACGACGATGGCGAGTTGCTGGATGACAAACTTCACAGAAGCAGGAAACACAAAAATAAG GTGGGAAACGAGGGCCTGGCATCGGAGGACGACACAGACACGGAGGAGGCGCTGAAGGAGTTTGACTTCCTGGTTACGGCGGAAGACGGCGAGGGGGCAGGGGAAGCCCGCAGCTCAGGAGACGGGACAGAGTGGG CTGAGCCGCTCCCGTTCCCGAGCAGCGGGGGGAAGTCCTTCCTGATGGGCGGGGTCGATCACGTCTTGGAGAGCGTGCTGGGATTGGGTGACCTCGCCGACCTCACCGTCACCAACGATGACACAGACTTCAGCTACGAC CTGCCGTCCGGTCAGGAGTCTTCATTCAGGAAAACCTGGAACCCCAAGTACACGCTGCGGAGTCACTTTGATGGCGTCCGAGCGCTCGCCTTCCATCCCGTGGAGCCGTGCTTGGTTACCGTGTCCGAGGATCACACGCTGAAACTGTGGAACCTCACCAAGACCATCGCCGCCAAAAA AAGTGCCTCTCTGGATGTGGAACCCGTCTACACGTTCAGAGCTCACGT TGGACCCGTGCTCTCGCTGGCCATGACCTCCAGCGGCGAGCAGTGTTTCAGCGGCGGCCTGGACGCCACCATCCAGCGCTGGAACATTCCCAGCTCCAACGTGGACCCGTACGACACCTACg ATGCCGGTGCGCTGGCCGCGTCGTGGACGGGGCATACGGACGCCGTGTGGGGGTTGGCTTACAGCGGCATCAAGAACCGCCTCCTGTCGTGTTCGGCCGACGGAACAGTCAAACTCTGGAACCCTCAGGAGAAGGACCCCTGCATCAGCACTTTCAACACCAGCAAGG aCCACGGCATCCCCACGTCAGTGGACTTCAACGGCTGTGACCCCGCCCACATGGTGGCGTCATTTGACAGTGGTGATGTGGTGGTGTATGACTTGGAgacttcccagcatgcattggtGCTGAAGGGGCAGAGTGAAGGAA CCAACGCCGGCTGTAATCATATCTACAAGGTGGTCAGCCACCCCACCCTGCCTGTCACCATCACGGCCCACGAAGACCGCCACATCAAGTTCTTTGACAACAAGTCAG gcAAGGTCATCCACGCCATGGTGGCTCACCTGGATGCAGTAACCAGTCTGGCTGTGGATCCCAACGGAATCTACCTGATGTCCGGAA GTCACGATTGTTCGCTGCGTCTGTGGAACCTGGACTCCAAGACGTGCGTGCAGGAGATCACGGCGCACCGCAAGAAGAGCGAGGAGGCCATCTACGatgtgacctttcacccctcCAAGGCGTACatcgcctcggccggcgccgACGCCCTCGCCAGGGTCTACGTGTAG
- the LOC131140006 gene encoding AP-4 complex subunit sigma-1-like isoform X3 gives MITFILMVNRQGQTRLSRYYQPVKLSQRAALEADVVRCCLSRKRDQCSFVEYKDFKLVFRQYAALYIVVGITEDENELSVYELLQNFVEVLDKYFSRVSELDIMFNLDRVHVILDEMIQNGHIAETNKSSILSPLTALDKMTDG, from the exons ATGATCACCTTCATCCTGATGGTGAACCGCCAGGGTCAGACTCGTCTATCCAGGTACTACCAGCCAGTCAAGCTCAGCCAGCGTGCGGCGCTGGAGGCCGATGTGGTCCGATGCTGTCTGAGCCGTAAGAGAGACCAG TGTTCCTTTGTGGAATACAAAGACTTCAAACTGGTGTTCCGCCAGTATGCTGCACTCTACATCGTGGTGGGCATCACAGAAGATGAG AACGAACTGTCAGTTTATGAGCTGCTGCAGAACTTTGTGGAAGTTTTGGATAAATATTTCAGTCGAGTG AGCGAACTGGAT ATCATGTTCAACCTGGACCGAGTCCACGTCATCCTGGATGAGATGATCCAGAATGGACACATCGCAGAGACCAACAAGAGCAGCATCCTGTCACCGCTCACGGCGCTTGATAAGATGACCGACGGTTGA
- the LOC131140005 gene encoding dynein regulatory complex subunit 2-like isoform X2 — protein sequence MVKMPRKMKKGGRTLEEDEEEEEEQLLQRRRQVKDQQETGRKREELLTLFLKDKVLREEKNSAVNLVKINQGWRAVLSHARSAELRRDIAILHQTFERQLDGLDDVIKSLTCDLQEAERQSAQVRRRHLQHVERMRALQDERLKFVRRRWEQTLQHISDGFVAERSDMMAQAAQRQACLEDTVFSLERRHEDVMRDVHQVYCDSMAAHQSAQQDRVVALRGADMEKLAEKRRQRQEVAQTAERLMSSTQRLVHVTNMDVKRVRQLQGAVISLRSKLSSFETAMASEVNDVTVAKVELNEKTRELRDHLTRARQAARKQLADLALQCSAADKKLQSVIGKGEKVLHAAAMCCKLECASSSSSQGGVGEDLRAEGAELTAMTFPEVRRLTRRLSGALLRRDALAKHHEELRRDNRNLRHLVRRHLDAIKLSGSTLDGSHTLLTVRAVPTTANPALGAKRHTVIEVVHTTESLL from the exons ATGGTGAAGATGCCAAGGAAGATGAAGAAAGGAGGCAGGACtttggaggaggacgaggaggaggaggaggagcagcttcTTCAGCGACGTCGGCAAGTGAAGGACCAGCAGGAAACCGGCAGAAAGAGGGAGGAGCTTCTGACGCTCTTTCTGAAG GACAAAGTTCTGAGGGAGGAGAAGAACTCGGCCGTCAATCTTGTGAAGATCAATCAAGGATGGCGAGCCGTCCTCAGCCATGCCAGATCAGCTGAGCTACGCCGTGACATCGCCATCTTGCATCAGACATTTGAGCGACAGCTGGACGGCCTCGATGATGTCATTAAG AGCTTGACATGTGACCTGCAGGAGGCGGAGCGTCAGTCGGCTCAGGTGCGGCGCCGTCACCTGCAGCATGTGGAGCGCATGCGGGCACTGCAGGACGAGCGCTTGAAGTTCGTGCGGCGCCGCTGGGAGCAAACCCTGCAACACATCAGTGACGGCTTCGTGGCTGAGAG GAGCGACATGATGGCGCAGGCGGCGCAGCGTCAGGCCTGCCTGGAGGACACGGTGTTCTCGCTGGAGCGGCGTCACGAGGACGTGATGCGTGACGTGCATCAGGTGTACTGCGACAGCATGGCGGCCCATCAGAGTGCTCAACAGGACAGA GTGGTGGCGCTGCGCGGCGCGGACATGGAAAAGCTGGCCGAGAAAAGGcgtcaaagacaggaagtggctcAAACGGCGGAGCGTCTGATGTCCAGCACCCAGCGTCTTGTTCATGTGACCAACATGGACGTGAAGCGAGTGCGGCAGCTGCAG GGTGCGGTCATCAGCTTGAGGTCAAAGCTCAGCTCATTCGAGACGGCGATGGCGTCCGAGGTAAATGACGTGACTGTCGCGAAGGTCGAGTTGAATGAAAAGACTCGCGAGCTTCGGGATCATCTGACTCGAGCTCGCCAGGCGGCGAGGAAACAGCTTGCCGACCTCGCCCTCCAATGTTCCGCCGCTGACAAGAAACTGCAGTCGGTGATCGGCAAG GGCGAGAAGGTTCTACACGCTGCCGCCATGTGTTGCAAGCTGGAATGCgcttcctcttcatcatcacaaGGCGGCGTTGGCGAGGACCTGAGGGCAGAAGGGGCGGAGCTAACAGCAATG ACGTTTCCTGAGGTGCGTCGCTTGACTCGCCGTCTCAGTGGCGCTCTGCTGCGGCGAGACGCTCTGGCCAAGCATCACGAAGAGCTGAGGCGCGACAACCGGAACCTGAGACATCTGGTGCGGCGTCACCTGGACGCCATCAAGCTCAGCGGCAGCACGCTCGACGGAAGCCACACCCTGCTCACCGTGAGGGCTGTGCCGACCACGGCAAACCCCGCCCTCGGCGCCAAACGCCACACTGTCATCGAGGTTGTCCACACCACCGAAAGCTTGCTGTGA
- the LOC131140006 gene encoding AP-4 complex subunit sigma-1-like isoform X1, with protein MITFILMVNRQGQTRLSRYYQPVKLSQRAALEADVVRCCLSRKRDQCSFVEYKDFKLVFRQYAALYIVVGITEDENELSVYELLQNFVEVLDKYFSRVVSWVFQCWRCIGNVEFINYSLTSCLCPNRANWMYPSRSGVGKLRPGGHMRPTKRLNPARQLLSK; from the exons ATGATCACCTTCATCCTGATGGTGAACCGCCAGGGTCAGACTCGTCTATCCAGGTACTACCAGCCAGTCAAGCTCAGCCAGCGTGCGGCGCTGGAGGCCGATGTGGTCCGATGCTGTCTGAGCCGTAAGAGAGACCAG TGTTCCTTTGTGGAATACAAAGACTTCAAACTGGTGTTCCGCCAGTATGCTGCACTCTACATCGTGGTGGGCATCACAGAAGATGAG AACGAACTGTCAGTTTATGAGCTGCTGCAGAACTTTGTGGAAGTTTTGGATAAATATTTCAGTCGAGTGGTGAGTTGGGTGTTCCAATGCTGGAGGTGTATAGGGAATGTTGAGTTTATAAATTATagtctgacttcctgtttgtgtcccAACAGAGCGAACTGGATGTATCCTTccaggtcaggggtgggcaaactacggcccgggggccacatgcggcccaccaagcgtttgaatccggcccgccagttgctttctaagtaa